The following coding sequences are from one Melanotaenia boesemani isolate fMelBoe1 chromosome 19, fMelBoe1.pri, whole genome shotgun sequence window:
- the LOC121630399 gene encoding NACHT and WD repeat domain-containing protein 2-like produces MKEPQILLKTVSDMVCVTNDGCLTVWDSEMIHAAGTAPKMGREVKEVLIDQTGKCFYTTNQSEEVWRWSSDGGLPNVYFLHDGPVEKLQLSPNGVHLVSLSAGEIYVWLTETGENVVRISGSRATDVLITPNSNFGVSISKQGLSHVWKIISGGIVCSIHLYLSDAQVSLESTFLIGLHGGDLLAASLWSGSISKRFSCVENLEHVIAFHTLSEHPDFVLVMTASGAMYTWNVAEETVCWHFQLPHMFHCQPQDFQMTSCGSYALLSTDNDSINLLDLSPVRLCSFKADGPIIKACLDKTGRYVAQISRPTNQDILMCLFSARRSYAHSDMDFRQ; encoded by the coding sequence ATGAAGGAGCCCCAAATACTTCTCAAAACAGTCTCAGATATGGTTTGTGTTACTAATGATGGCTGCCTGACAGTGTGGGACTCTGAGATGATCCATGCTGCAGGAACAGCTCCAAAAATGGGGCGAGAAGTGAAAGAAGTGCTAATTGATCAAACAGGAAAGTGCTTCTACACTACAAACCAGTCAGAGGAAGTCTGGAGGTGGAGTTCAGATGGAGGacttccaaatgtttatttcttgcatGATGGTCCTGTTGAGAAGCTGCAACTGTCTCCAAATGGCGTCCACCTTGTGTCACTGTCAGCAGGTGAAATTTATGTCTGGCTGACAGAAACAGGTGAGAATGTTGTGCGGATCAGCGGCAGCAGAGCTACAGATGTTCTCATCACTCCTAATAGTAACTTTGGAGTGAGTATTTCTAAGCAAGGGCTCTCCCATGTTTGGAAGATTATCAGTGGAGGTATAGTGTGCAGCATACACCTGTACCTATCTGATGCCCAGGTGTCACTGGAGAGCACATTCCTCATTGGTCTCCATGGTGGAGACCTGCTGGCTGCAAGCCTGTGGTCAGGTTCAATCAGCAAGCGTTTCTCTTGCGTGGAGAACTTGGAGCATGTCATTGCTTTCCACACACTTTCAGAGCACCCAGACTTTGTGCTGGTCATGACTGCTTCAGGGGCAATGTACACCTGGAATGTAGCAGAGGAGACGGTGTGTTGGCACTTTCAGCTGCCACATATGTTTCACTGTCAGCCACAAGACTTCCAAATGACCTCTTGTGGGAGCTATGCCTTATTGTCCACTGACAACGACTCCATCAACCTCTTAGATCTATCTCCGGTCAGACTGTGCTCATTCAAAGCTGATGGCCCCATCATTAAAGCCTGCTTGGACAAAACTGGACGTTATGTTGCTCAAATATCCCGTCCCACCAACCAGGACATCCTTATGTGCTTGTTCTCTGCACGCAGGTCCTATGCTCACAGTGACATGGATTTCAGACAGTGA
- the LOC121630402 gene encoding scavenger receptor cysteine-rich type 1 protein M130-like — protein MSKSVRLLNGSSLCSGRLEVKSDQTWSSVCEADFDQQDAEVVCRELGCGPPSVLQGALYGEGEAPMWTKEFQCGGHESALLDCRSSDSDRNTCSSGRAAGLTCSDPVRLVGGASRCAGRLEMKLGEWTPVDGYRWTLETAAVICEHLNCGSAVSVGKRKEASRRSVWSIESDCIQSGSLLRECATPDHGDSILNLACSVPNCRWRC, from the exons AATCTGTCAGGCTGCTGAATGGATCCAGCCTGTGTTCAGGCAGACTGGAGGTGAAGTCTGACCAGACCTGGTCCTCAGTGTGTGAAGCTGACTTTGACCAGCAGGATGCAGAGGTGGTCTGCAGGGAGCTCGGCTGTGGGCCTCCTTCAGTCCTCCAGGGGGCGCTCTATGGAGAAGGGGAGGCTCCCATGTGGACCAAAGAGTTCCAATGTGGAGGTCATGAgtctgctctgctggactgtagAAGCTCAGACTCTGATAGAAACACCTGCTCATCTGGCAGAGCTGCTGGACTCACCTGCTCAG ATCCTGTCAGGTTGGTGGGAGGAGCCAGTCGCTGTGCAGGTAGACTGGAGATGAAACTGGGAGAATGGACACCAGTGGATGGTTATAGATGGACCCTGGAAACTGCAGCTGTTATCTGTGAACATCTGAACTGTGgttctgctgtttctgtggGAAAGAGAAAGGAGGCCTCACGCAGATCTGTGTGGTCGATCGAGTCTGACTGTATTCAGTCTGGATCTCTTCTGAGGGAATGTGCAACACCAGATCATGGTGACTCCATTTTGAATCTCGCCTGTTCAG TCCCCAACTGTAGGTGGCGATGCTGA